A genomic stretch from Setaria viridis chromosome 1, Setaria_viridis_v4.0, whole genome shotgun sequence includes:
- the LOC117862427 gene encoding uncharacterized protein has protein sequence MPLGLILSSLGRSMRRKRISSLDILSSKRAPRDYYKGKNCKPTGFHTRKGGYVIVDEKLPRFVVPDLTDFKLKPYVSQCARDLTASTTSSTTAESSENKS, from the exons ATGCCGCTGGGGCTCATACTGAGTTCGCTCGGGCGGTCGATGCGGCGGAAGCGGATTTCTTCGCTAGACATCCTCTCCTCCAAACGTGCGCCCCGGGATTACTACAAGGGCAAGAACTGCAAGCCCACGGGGTTCCACACCCGCAAAG GTGGATATGTGATTGTTGATGAAAAGTTGCCAAGATTTGTAGTCCCCGATTTGACTGATTTCAAG TTGAAGCCATATGTGTCACAATGCGCCAGGGACCTCACGGCGTCCACGACATCCTCGACTACAGCTGAATCTTCTGAAAACAAGAGTTGA
- the LOC117848602 gene encoding glutaredoxin-C4, chloroplastic has protein sequence MALEKAKEIVASSPVVVFSKTYCPFCTRVKQLLAQLGANYKAVELDVESDGSDLQSALAEWTGQKTVPNVFIKGQHIGGCDATVAMHNGGKLVPLLAEAGAIASASAKATATPSL, from the exons ATGGCGCTCGAGAAGGCCAAGGAGATCGTCGCTTCCTCCCCCGTGGTCGTCTTCAG CAAAACCTACTGTCCTTTCTGCACCCGAGTGAAACAATTGCTAGCACAGTTGGGGGCGAATTACAAGGCTGTTGAACTGGATGTGGAAA GTGATGGATCTGATTTGCAATCAGCTCTTGCTGAATGGACTGGGCAGAAAACTGTTCCAAATGTCTTCATTAAAGGGCAACATATCGGTGGCTGTGATG CTACCGTAGCAATGCACAACGGTGGGAAGCTGGTGCCTCTTCTGgcggaggctggagcaattgccAGTGCCAGTGCCAAGGCCACTGCCACTCCGTCTTTGTAG
- the LOC117862454 gene encoding two-component response regulator-like PRR1: MVGGGEGDRVGGGAGVGGGQQFVDRSKVRILLCDGDATSSREVLRLLCNCSYQVTCAKSPRQVINILNYEGGEIDIILAEVDLPVTKCFKMLKYIARNKDLRHIPIIMMSNRDEVSVVVKCLRLGAAEYLVKPLRTNELLNLWTHVWRRRRMLGLPEKNFFNDNFELVLSEPSDANTNSTTLLSDETDDRPKENMNQETGTSNQREHESNPSVAEPEQRGKMEGVPGSVVDADQASSPGIMFSRPIKTNLRVGESSAFLAYVKSSTPATSSFDSELQRGGSRLDSLDNQGNCSSATDRSDTGTDVNIRDKEGFEMPVQYPMVCFSSSNTHMERSNEGQNDTSGTPPMYQYPFYYPGMVEHSIALSSAQNFQENINNAQAYTPPTMIPQYNVYPQCHAVPMMSSFQFNPAGMVMHSSHIPTQNMWSSVSSTPVPEETCSRSERRAAALAKFRQKRKERCFDKKVRYVNRKKLAETRPRVRGQFVRQASNTDVISTGDDISEDEDDDPSSREVEIISSPE; this comes from the exons atggtgggcggcggcgagggggatcgcgttggcggcggcgccggggtggGGGGAGGGCAGCAGTTCGTGGACCGGAGCAAGGTCAGGATCCTGCTTTGCGACGGCGACGCCACCAGCTCGCGGGAGGTGCTGCGGCTCCTCTGCAACTGCTCGTACCAAG TAACTTGCGCCAAGTCTCCGCGGCAGGTGATCAATATTCTCAACTACGAGGGCGGCGAGATAGACATCATCCTGGCTGAGGTCGATCTGCCGGTCACAAAGTGCTTCAAGATGCTCAAGTACATTGCCAGGAACAAGGACCTGCGCCACATCCCCATCATCA TGATGTCCAACAGAGACGAGGTCTCCGTTGTTGTCAAGTGCTTGCGGCTTGGGGCAGCAGAGTACCTGGTGAAGCCGCTGCGCACAAATGAGCTGCTGAACCTATGGACCCAtgtgtggcggcggcgacggatg CTTGGTTTGCCCGAGAAGAACTTCTTCAATGACAACTTCGAGTTGGTGCTCTCAGAACCTAGTGACGCCAATACCAATAGCACCACCCTCCTCTCAGATGAGACAGATGATAGGCCAAAAGAAAACATGAATCAAGAAACGGGCACCTCAAATCAACGCGAACACGAG TCTAATCCTTCTGTTGCTGAGCCTGAGCAAAGAGGCAAAATGGAGGGTGTGCCAGGTTCTGTTGTAGATGCCGATCAAGCAT CATCACCAGGAATAATGTTTTCACGCCCCATAAAAACTAACCTGAGGGTTGGCGAATCGTCTGCGTTTCTAGCATATGTTAAGTCAAGCACCCCAGCCACCAGCTCATTTGATAGTGAATTACAAAGAGGTGGCAGTCGGTTAGATTCTTTGGATAACCAGGGTAATTGCTCTAGCGCAACTGACAGAAGTGACACTGGTACTGATGTAAATATTCGGGATAAAGAAGGCTTTGAGATGCCTGTACAGTACCCTATGGTATGCTTTTCTTCCTCTAACACACATATGGAGCGAAGCAATGAAGGCCAAAATGATACTTCAGGAACTCCGCCTATGTACCAGTACCCATTTTATTATCCAGGGATGGTAGAGCACAGCATAGCACTTTCTTCGGCGCAAAATTTTCAAGAAAACATAAACAATGCTCAAGCATATACACCACCAACAATGATCCCACAGTACAATGTTTATCCCCAATGCCATGCTGTACCTATGATGTCATCATTTCAGTTTAATCCTGCTGGTATGGTTATGCACTCAAGTCATATACCGACACAAAACATGTGGTCATCAGTGTCAAGCACCCCAGTGCCTGAGGAAACATGCAGTCGCTCTGAAAGGAGGGCCGcagcacttgccaagttcaGGCAGAAAAGGAAAGAACGCTGTTTTGACAAGAAAGTGAGGTATGTAAATCGGAAGAAACTTGCTGAAACAAGGCCAAGGGTACGAGGGCAGTTTGTTAGGCAGGCAAGCAATACCGATGTTATCAGCACTGGAGATGATATCtccgaagatgaagatgatgatccATCATCCAGGGAGGTAGAGATTATTTCTTCTCCAGAGTAG
- the LOC117862465 gene encoding purple acid phosphatase 2: protein MPMGRVLAMLLLLAARAGVPCATAGVTSPYRRSLQMLPDMPLDADVFRPPPGFNAPEQVHITLGDQTGRAMIVSWVTPEHAGSNVVRYGLSAHHLTFTAEGTVQRYTFGPSYKSGYIHHATLTDLEYGTRYLYRIGFGYAVRTFSFKTPPKPGPDVPFKFGLIGDLGQTYHSNDTLTHYEASNADAVLFIGDLSYADNYPQHDNNRWDSWGRFTERVVAYQPWIWTTGNHELDFVPEIGETEPFKPFRNRYPTPFAASGSTQPHWYSVRMASAHVIVLSSYSAYGKYTPQWAWLKAELARVDRSVTPWLVVCVHSPWYNSNDYHYMEGETMRVQFEQWLVDARADLVLAGHVHSYERTHRVSNVAYDVANGKATPVLNGSAPAYVNIGDGGNIEGLADKFRWPQPDYSAFREASFGHATLEIMNRTHALYQWHRNDDGVKVVADEAWFTNRHFLPTDTN from the exons ATGCCGATGGGGCGCGTTCTGGCCATGCTCCTGCTcctcgcggcgcgcgcgggcgtcccgtgcgccaccgccggcgtcaCGAGCCCGTACCGGAGGAGCCTGCAGATGCTCCCCGACAtgccgctcgacgccgacgtgttccgcccgccgccggggtTCAACGCGCCGGAGCAGGTGCACATCACGCTGGGAGACCAGACGGGGCGCGCCATGATCGTGTCGTGGGTGACCCCCGAGCACGCCGGCAGCAACGTCGTGCGCTACGGGCTCTCCGCCCACCACCTCACGTTCACTGCCGAGGGCACCGTCCAGCGCTACACCTTCGGGCCGTCGTACAAGTCGGGGTACATCCACCACGCCACCCTCACGGACCTCGAGTACGGCACCAGGTACCTGTACCGCATCGGCTTCGGCTACGCCGTCAGGACCTTCTCCTTCAAGACGCCTCCCAAGCCTGGCCCCGATGTGCCCTTCAAGTTCGGCTTGATTG GTGATCTCGGGCAGACGTACCACTCGAACGACACGCTGACGCACTACGAGGCGTCCAACGCCGACGCGGTGCTCTTCATCGGCGACCTGTCGTACGCCGACAACTACCCGCAGCACGACAACAACCGGTGGGATTCGTGGGGCCGCTTCACCGAGAGGGTGGTGGCGTACCAGCCGTGGATCTGGACCACGGGGAACCACGAGCTCGACTTCGTCCCGGAGATCGGCGAGACGGAGCCCTTCAAGCCGTTCCGGAACCGGTACCCGACGCCGTTCGCGGCTTCCGGGAGCACGCAGCCGCACTGGTACTCGGTGAGGATGGCCTCGGCGCACGTCATCGTGCTGTCGTCCTACTCGGCGTACGGCAAGTACACGCCGCAGTGGGCGTGGCTCAAGGCGGAGCTGGCGCGCGTCGACCGCTCCGTGACGCCGTGGCTGGTCGTGTGCGTGCACTCGCCGTGGTACAACAGCAACGACTACCACTACATGGAGGGCGAGACGATGCGGGTGCAGTTCGAGCAGTGGCTCGTCGACGCCAGGGCCGACCTGGTGCTGGCCGGCCACGTGCACTCGTACGAGCGCACCCACCGCGTGTCCAACGTCGCCTACGACGTCGCCAACGGCAAGGCCACGCCCGTGCTCAACGGCTCGGCGCCGGCGTACGTGAacatcggcgacggcggcaacaTCGAGGGCCTCGCCGACAAGTTCCGGTGGCCGCAGCCGGACTACTCGGCGTTCCGGGAGGCGAGCTTCGGGCACGCCACGCTGGAGATCATGAACAGGACGCACGCCTTGTACCAGTGGCACCGCAACGACGACGGCGTCAAGGTCGTCGCCGACGAGGCGTGGTTCACCAACCGGCATTTCCTGCCCACCGACACCAACTAA